The stretch of DNA ctctcttttaattcttcgatgtcgatacaaaattcggtactagcatatcactattgtaaaggacggagtcggcgccattttatgcattaaatgtgccgcatgtcacgtgaccatatcactcatcctctatactcttttatcattggatGCCCCTTAGAGAATTCTCTTAGCCTTAGAGCCTTTGGCGCTTTCACTAGGAGTTAGCGCCCAGTGCAAGAAACAGATGGCGCAGGCATCGTGCAGATGGGGCTATGGACAGAGCTGCCATCACCTAAATTGGCGACGCCGGATAAACACAGCAAAAATCCCGGATATTTGGGCGAAATATGGATTTTTCCACGAACACCTacgaaaatttttttttcgctaCTACATTAATAAcatcgttatattttttttatttttactcatgtgttttttttatttatttaaatttattgcttatctataaaaaaataataatttttcccgGACAACAAAAGTATCCGGGTTACACCCGGACCGTTATTTCGCCAATTAGTAAGAATGTgtggtataatataaattttgtagcttacttaaattttactttatttttataacaatcttTGTTTTTATGGACACAACGATTCAGCACATGCATGCGATGAATTCCTCTTGGtatactatatttaaaacacCGTAAATTTCAAAATCTGTTCTGGCAACTGGTTAATAGTTTTGACaattattgacattaaaaaaaatgtaaacagtaaACACGTTACCtaaatatggttttaaaaattaaatattccatcaattaaatatgatataattattttatcaattaagtaGCTAGTTTAATTAACAAGTATTTACTTGCTTGTAAAGTTACCTAACCATTAGCTAAGTGCATTGCAAACATTTTAGTTTCTAGACACGACGTTATCACTTGGCAGTCATGATTCACTCGATTGGTaagaatattatcattaatattcATTACGTAGTCACAACTCTCTCATACCGCACTCGGTGAACATTTAGCACACAATGGCGCGTATTgctacatttgttttttttgacCTCGAAACAAGTGGTCTTCCTTCAGAGGAACATAATCGATCGCGTATAACGGAGCTCAGCATGGTCGCGGTGCGGCGGGACCATATTTTGGATCAGGCAGAACTGGTGAAATCAAAAAATTCAGAACCCCTGTGTCCGAGAGTTATTAATAAGTTGACTCTGTGCTTAAACCCTAGGAAAATGATTACTGATGGCTCCACCAGGGTAACAGGAATGAACAATGAGCTCCTTGAACACCAAGCACCCTTCGACTTGCAGGTGTTCAGTGAACTAGATCTCTTTCTCAATAGATTGGAAAAACCAGTCTGCCTAGTAGCGCACAATGGTATGAACTTTGACTttccaatatttaaaaaccatttGGACAAATTAAATGTCCACCTGCATGATGATTTGTTATGCGCAGACAGCCTTAATGGTATGTATGATATTGAAGAGGGCAatgaagaaagaaaaataataaaggtcCAATCCGAATGTAAGGCAGATAATATAGATGTATCAAGACCCTTGACGGCAATGAAAGCTGAAAATGAAACAACACCATTCAAACGCAAGTTGAAACTACCCCATCAGCCAGCAGTCAAAAGAAGGTTGTACTTTGATGGGAATACGAAGCCATCAAAGTCATATAAAGTAAGTGACATACATGCCCGTAAGGTGGGAGGCCCTCCACGGAATGCACACAGAGCTGAAGATGACTGTATGATGCTGGTAGAAATAGCTGTGATGATGGGAAGCGAGCTTGTCCAGTGGTTTGATGACAATCATCTCCTGTTTAGCAATGTAAAACCCATGACACCGGGTGTGCGTCTAGGTGAATAGGTTTAATTCTTCTCTGACTATACTGGGCATGAgtgttagaattttattatatttatattacagttataTATACAGTGGTAGATTTAGCAGTAGGTTGGAACCTAAACTAGCAGATTTTTGCCATGGCAAACTCGGGACCAAAATGTTAtaaagttcaaacaaacaatccaacatattgtaatatgtttcatcacttaaattgataattttttcatcaggttgcaaaaataatatagaaagtaAGACATCAATCCCCTAGTTTGCAGTCATACATACTAATTAGGGGAAAATTAATAGAAGGTACAATtacattcacatttttttttaatatgattataaatttgtatCGAAGATGTTGGTAGAGGTGGCAAACATTTAAATAGGCTACAGCAAATCTGCCACTGTTTATAATTCACACTATATgatatatacagtcttacttataaaactttcgcatatgcttagttaaaacacaaatttactcgatcagctgtaagtcaagccatcttgcctcttaataaggtttaaactaggaactggTCATGTCTTTAACAGATAtataagcaattcttaaccacctcttaacacttaacaagtttataagaaAGACATAGTgtgatttataaatagtttgtaattataagtattttttaattctattatgacAACAGTGTTATGCAAGTTACAACATAGATAAGAATGTGATCATGTTTCTCATGtttcactttattttttatagttgatttttttattttattttaattttaaaatgtaaatcaatGTACTGTGGGTAGACAATCCTTTACTAGGCAAATGTAGATATATAATATGGCTCCATTCTGATGGGTCAATTAAGGTATAAAAATTTGTGTTTATGTagtctatatctatatatatataaaaatgaattgctgttcgttagtctcgctaaaactcgagaacggctgaacggatttatcttatcttggtcttgaattattcgtggaggtctagggaaggtttaaaaggtgagaaaaattcgaataattgccgggaaaatcctcaaaacagcatttttctatttcccatacaaacgttttctaactaatacgtagagtcaatttgagctttattgctattgtataaagttcactgttgtctaagcaatgtaggtgtgttcctaacataaaagcagtgtgcgttggagcacagaatataataatgtaatgtcgcgttctgaaactcaacaaaagtgatatcgcggacccgactaaattgaacagtcacaaaatttaatatatcattagttatttggttggcttcacgatattatttcttttgttttactttaaaatgcatgttttcgttatggacaacttttgagctacttttgcatatctatacttataataaatctgtagagaggtcaattctgtacatgaaatatatttccaaaataactgggggtgattagggatcgatactgatgccaaaaatgcaattagtaaaatttttgtctgtctgtataaccgttatagaaacaaaaactactcgacggattttaacgaaacttggtacaattatttttcatactcctgagctggttatagtatacttttcatcacgctacaattaataggagcatagtagtgatggaaaatgttgggaatacgggagaagttactccattttttaagcttccgtcatttcgtgtgcaaccttaatggttaaaagttccttcgatttcaccaggatcccatcatcagaccctgaccggacaatcggaccacctgcataccaccataaattaaaaaaacatcccgacaaattgagcaccttctccatttttgaaacctgaaatccacgcgggcgaagctgcgggcggaagctagtagtaatatattatatacattgtaCACAGTTAatgaaattcattatttttgtaatgccGGCAGCCAATGCTTTCAAAGATAATTATTAGAGTCTAAATAACTATGTGTATTCTCTCAGCAAATATGGCATGAGTAGTATCAATACTTCTTTCAATGAGTAAGAAGcacaacaaaacattatttaaggTTATGAATTCTTGAATAACTCAAGATCGGTTTTAAGCCATGCATCCATGCATTTCGATACAAATAAAATGGTGctgtaagtaaattttttgtggAACTtacttaattcatttttttattttaattgtggaATTTTAGTAAGCAAAGTCGATAATGTaacaataacatatatttttagttctaagtaatttattgtgaacacgCTGCAATCCTGTatgaaagcaaataaaaattgtagGATTTTTcgccgttttttatatttttattattaatttgcacGATGAAATTATACCCTAActttacatttgtatttatatttctattttttacaataaatatacacgAACGTAATGTGGCGGATTTTATTTTggttgcgttttttttttgattcACAAAACACACATCTGCAAACAGGATACTGGCATACCCCCGGCTAAGCAACTGCAGGGCCTAAGAGGAAAAAAGGGAGGGGATAGCACGAAAGGAAGAGGACGAAGGAGAAGAAACCCTCTTAAGATAGGCGGTGGGGAGAAGGaacggaaatgttcgcgagcccttataggcctcatgCAACCATGacgtatacacacataactatgtgcctagggccgtgaataatgtccccccgtgcatgggcatACATTGGGTGTGGCCTACATACGAGTAGATATTGCGTGCGGTGAGGGCTTGGCTTCGTTTGCCGGGTTGAGCAAAGTGGTATTAGGATTTTCTCTATGTACCAACCCAACCAAAACCCACGGTGGCAAGAACATTTTGAGAACATGTTCTTTATACGGCAATAAAATAGCTTGAATgcataaaatgttacaaatatttttctgaatacGAATTTCTGTTCTTTTGGCGGTTACAGCAACCCATATTTCCACTGGCGATATCATTTGGgcacaatttaaattatgattattgctGTAAAgtctaaatatagaaataacagtcaataaatattattgtgtgcAATGAATGGTgacctaatttaaatatttttcctgaATCTACTGCGCAGTaaacagatttaaataataatttatttaagtatgtctataattattgttaataattgatttatttcgaTTAATTGGTTAATTCATCACTCCTTTATCGCCGAAAGGGTAGATAAAAGTGCAACCAAGCCACCTATTTGTTCTTGTGTGTCAaaagtgcaaccagggcacattTTTCTCCTtttgtgttccgtcccaagatgtgataaGGTGCGAaactattgccatatcaggcacaaattacGGGCTCAGAGCGAGTAGATAAAACCAATGCCTATCATCGAACCCGGATCGTGAGCACGATAATCCTATTGCAATAAAACTAGGTTACCGAGGCAGACGACAAATAGTGAATTATGCGACATTCTTCTCCAAAAACTTTGCCGTACCGCAAACATGCCTACATTAATAATACGTATTGCTTTCCTCCTCAAAGATGCGGCTTGTTCGTAACAACTTCAAAAGTCAATAAAATgcgtgatttaaaaaaaagtacaaaatgttGTGAAGGCTTTATCACTGACTCTCCATGCACCCTTTACGAACATCATTGGATAAATTCCAGGTGTCCAGGATCTAGATACTAGTTTGTAGGCACTATACTtgatgtacatttttttatttcgatggcTCGAAAACTTTTTAGGGTTGTTACTACTGACGGGAGTGTTCTGGGGGTGCACCAACCCATTCATCCGACAAGGGACCAAGGGTCTCCGAGATGTGAGGGCCAAATCGAGACTGGGCCAGGCTTGGGCTGAGGTGTCATTCCTACTAGGTAACTGGAGGGTAAGAgcttatttatacttaaatatggGTAAATTGCAAGCAACTATTGAGTGAGAGttgtattataaaagttaatacaAGATCTCAGAATATCTAATGGATAAAATTGGCTATGATTAAGTATTTTCGTATGATTTTCTTTGGAATTATGATATtcaatgcaatatttttcaataatatctaAGTAATTGTAAGCGGTTTGGATATGATATACTCTCTAACTCTCTGTACATTGCGGTGACATCGTACGCCACATCGCGTGGGCCACTTCCCTGCAAAATGGTTGAGGCCAAAGGCTGGCGCATGCGTCATACTTGTGAACGGGTGCTCCTTTTGTGGACTGCACTTTCCGCTTACTAAAGctagtaataattaatagtgTACTGGAACAATTTTATATCATCAAATTATTTCAAGATTCCTGAAAGGGTCGTGCACTCGTATaggaaattaaaaagaaatattattctGCAAGTAAACAAATGCTCTAAACTAAactgaataataaatgtaactctttctgtattatgtactgtccctgCTTTTTACCTTTGAACTGACATTAAAAAAAGCAAAACTTGTTTTTTTCCCGTTCTCTGATGGAAACTACTTTTCGAACTGGTGGTTGAATACTTTGACTAAATCTAACAAACAATGACGACAAAATGATGAACAAAttaagagaaatatttttttatgtgctgATTATTTTGTCTCACTGGCCAGTACGTGTTGCCATGGCTGATCAACCAGGCCGGCTCACTGGTGTACCTAGCGGCTGTACAACGCGCTCCGCTCTCGATCGCGGTACCGACTGCCAACAGCGCTGCGTTTGCGCTGACTGCGATCACCGGCGCAGCTGTTGGCACTGAACAGCCTTTAGATGCTGGTAAATATGATCTGCGGGTGTCTGATTTACTTGAAGGGGCAGGTCTCGTGTGTAACGGCCTGGTAGGTATCTCAACGTCTGCCGTCAAGCACCTGTGTTCAAGCCAAGGGGGGGCAGGGAAGGGTAGCTCCCCCCCCCTAGAGGTTGTAAAACtggaatgaattcaccaattccattcctaatattatGTACGCTCAGTTACGTTCtactctatgttattgttaaagcgaaAAAGGGCAAGTGGAGGAGGAatatgtgctctcgactttatcTACAATTCGTACTTTTCTCATTCGATTCTATCGCTACGATATGTCtcacataacgttagcgttaacgattgtggaAAAGGATCTTTAATACGACCCCTAAAATGTAGGATcacataaaatagaaattacacAAAAGTTTCTGTGAAAGAAAAACAGTTTTTGTAGCTCAAAGGCTCCTTCATAATATGAGTACGAATTCTGCGAATACTGATTATATGATTTGGTGGAAGCGAGACAGATGTTTGTTATGTTACAGGTTCAATTTTGGGAATAACGTTGATTGTGGCTGGAACCGCTTTGTGTTGCTGGGATAAGACTGAGTGATAGACGCAAAGAGATTGCGAGAATAAAAACAGGACAAGTGCGGCTTGGTCTTCCGCATCGAGGCTTCACTATAatctatcttttttttattattaaagtacatatttacggtttccACATTTTTTCCTTTTCATGTGCTATAAGTACGTCCAATAccaatttatgaataaaatatatatatatttatatgtctaTTTGGGAACTTATAGTTTTATCTTGTTTAAGTATACTTACAGAGTTCCCAGTAGGTCcactattgtaaatatatttaaatatagattattttttagatataaattgttattttgtttcgtgattaatactattttaaataaaatcgggGGATATTATCTATAaactatacttaaaaaaaaaatagaattagcGCCAAACTTATTGGTTCGATGGCTGAGTCGACGTCcgtataataaaactttaaaatgtattcatttatttattatcttaccAAATAACATTCcaaattattgcatttattaAACCATTGCACAACAAAAATCCATCACAAGGATAAACCCTTTACAACTAATATTTACACATGACTTAGTCATTTTGCCCGATTATGCCGCCTGGATAGAACCACCCAatgtataatcaaaattattatttgaaaagaaattaattctacagtttaatgaaaaaaatcttttttaatcttaaagtgaatctttttatttttacaacttgCCACTTTTTCAGGCAAAGGGTACAACCCATACAGCCTGAATAGGTATAGATATATCATGGATGGACCATAATAAATTTAGaccataaaatacaaattattaattcgTATTAAAGTATCATTATTCTAAAGCCGACCTAAGAgtaaagaaatatgtagcaTCAATTTGGCTACATTCTATCCAGGCGAACATTTTGGTACATTCAAGGCCGTTCCAAAAGGTCCTAAAACTAAGTTGCTATAAACCCCTATTTCACAATGACTATAGATTATGACACGCTGTCAAAATACAATCGATATACTAAATACTTAACTCAAAGAATGCACTGAACAATATAATCAGATTGGACAACCTGTACCACTAGCACGAattttgtatttcacaaagtaaGTATTCGTATCCTCAATAGAGTGTGTATTATCGAGTAAGATAATGTTTAAGACTCGTTTGACAATACCATATCAAAAAAGGGTTTCGAGTCATCAATTTCtattcattttaagtttacTGTTTATGTCTCTACGATTTATTATATACACGCGTCTAATGTCCATGCTGTCaaattttagttccaaatacgctcaCGGAGCGCTGTTtcaatttccatacaaaaaaatatgaactaaataCTATTCCGCAAATATTCGTGCTAGTGGTAAGTattaaaagagaagccggccgAGCCAATACTTAACGCCTTGACCTTGATACGTAACCAATatcaaaaaaggaagaggttctaTATTccactatatatattttttttaaattcataacgAGTAGGACCATTTCAATACATTCGGGCCCTTATTTCGTAGTCAACAGAACTAGGTTATTGAGTCTTGTTGATGTAGTGGCCGGTAAGACCGAAGTCCAAGAttctgaatttataatattttcccgaGCCTAGAACTCCCTAATAGAGTTAAAAGTAAATAGAGGTAAGTAACAAAAACAATCTTCAAAACAAAGTAGTCCTAATTCTTGAATTTGATTTCACAGCGTTCCAAATATACGTGTCAAGGCTGTTCATACAGCAATTGTGAAATAGGCCCTATAAaaaagcattatttaaatttatcattcATTCTCAAATTGgaaaacttacaaaaataatatatattttttgggtataaaaagattttaatttgaaacaaattCCGAATAAACGTACGAATTATACagcttaaatttatttttatattattgattcttaaatttatacattataataaatatgactaGTCCGCTCGATTATTTGGCCAGTGGGCCTGGCCGCAAACTCCTTTCTCAGAATAAAAACTAGCTTATAGCATTCGACAATGAAGTAACTTCTTAAACGAAACAATATTCCGAATCAGATCAGAATTTCAAACATTACCATGCATCCACACAAACTGCATCTACAAATTAAAAtcgataaatataatacatataaattgaCCGTTTTTCCTCGTTCCTTAGCTAATCTCCGatcgaatattttcacaatagtATATtatcactaaatataaatacccAAAAGTCACATATCCAGGCTACATATATACAATCATGACTTCTGTAAATACAAGAGGTTATGccataaaatactatttctGCACACGTGTTGTCTTACTAAATATGTGTACATTGTTGCTTATTCATATACAGACAATTTtaactgaatatattataagcagcgatagactagttgggtgtggaacggaccgcgagacgaatgtccacaggtttaaaacccaatggcacacatctctgacttctgaaattatgtgtgtgttctttgtgaattatcgtttccttaacatcgtgaggaaacgtgcatacctgagaaattctgtaaagcaattttgaggatgtgtgaagactaccaatccgcactaggacagcgtggtggactaaggcctaacccctctcagtagtagaggaggcccgtgcccagcagtagaacagtgtaatacagtgctgatattgttattattactttatattccTTGGTATCATAATAGGGCCATAGGATtccgataataaaaaaacatttaatagtaTTTACATCACTATCTGTTAATATTCGTATAGTCACTAGTTTATCGtggttaaaatatacaatagtaAGGTGGATTGTAAATCAAGAATAGACTTACGCGGCAGCACATGTTGCTGCCTACCTCTAAGGGAACTATACAGTCGTGAAGGCGTTGTAAAATTTCacgtaatattttgatatattattacataagcAATCATAATTGACTATCTCAAAAAATGTAGAGAAGATATCATTGTTAAGGCAGTGGTGTAGCTTGGAGAGGGAAGGTCCAATGCCCCAAGCGGTACATAATAAGGGAGTGGAACGTGATTTCCTCACTGTATATTCTTTATATGATCTGTGTGTTTTTTACGCCAGAAATGGAAAAGTGGGCACCActgttttagttttaaacatGCGTTATATGTAAGTACAATAGAAGCTAGAGTACCTCAGTAAAgtgacgaatataaaataatattcatcgaGTTACCTACATTTTCATGACATTAATTACCTTTGTCCTATCTCTCTCTATCCTGACCATCCTTCTCCCCATCATAACTGATGTCACCAAGCTGAATGCtgcataatttgaataattttatgaagttcACGAGTTGGTGATGGCCTCGACGGCGGCGCGGAGTCGCTGTATCGAGGTGCGCAGGTTGTTCTCCTCCACGGCGAGGTTCTGACGTTCGGCGAGGAGTGCCCGCGCTCTGTCTGACTCTCTGGATGCTGATCGGGTCACGTGCGCACATTCTACACGAAGATTCGTGTTGCGACGCTGCAAGTCGGCCATCTCTCGTCTTCGTgctgtaaaacaataaaatcctGGTAAGGTAACATTGGTAAaccacttaattttaaaatcgtttcatgGCGGGATATGaagaaatatctttaattatattgctaACTTTTGCTCACGACGCCGCCCGCGTAGAAATATTTTGCCGGTATAAAAGTCCccatatatatttttgcgaGATAAAAAGGACgctatgtccttcccaaggtcttaaattatctccatactaaatttcattggAATCTCAGACCCAATCTCATCCAGTGGCTCAGATATAAAAGCcattatgaaacataatatcTTAGAGCTATGTTCATTgacatataattattagtaattccaatagggtaccggactcatttttgttctttactattatcaaatatttacaaaatataaattataacacagaataaattattaatatccggtaaaaaatcaacaagttatacttaagtgtttgaatttcggtggaaggggtaattaacacgaaacagaaaagagacgaaatacccacaggtgacgtcatcgggaattacgacgcgtgcgaaagaaagagatgaagcgatatccccacatcgcgcccacttctgcacattacaata from Manduca sexta isolate Smith_Timp_Sample1 chromosome 4, JHU_Msex_v1.0, whole genome shotgun sequence encodes:
- the LOC115445300 gene encoding transmembrane protein 234 homolog, with product MIHSIGLLLLTGVFWGCTNPFIRQGTKGLRDVRAKSRLGQAWAEVSFLLGNWRYVLPWLINQAGSLVYLAAVQRAPLSIAVPTANSAAFALTAITGAAVGTEQPLDAGSILGITLIVAGTALCCWDKTE
- the LOC115445317 gene encoding three prime repair exonuclease 2-like, producing the protein MARIATFVFFDLETSGLPSEEHNRSRITELSMVAVRRDHILDQAELVKSKNSEPLCPRVINKLTLCLNPRKMITDGSTRVTGMNNELLEHQAPFDLQVFSELDLFLNRLEKPVCLVAHNGMNFDFPIFKNHLDKLNVHLHDDLLCADSLNGMYDIEEGNEERKIIKVQSECKADNIDVSRPLTAMKAENETTPFKRKLKLPHQPAVKRRLYFDGNTKPSKSYKVSDIHARKVGGPPRNAHRAEDDCMMLVEIAVMMGSELVQWFDDNHLLFSNVKPMTPGVRLGE